A genomic window from Strix uralensis isolate ZFMK-TIS-50842 chromosome 20, bStrUra1, whole genome shotgun sequence includes:
- the ABHD11 gene encoding sn-1-specific diacylglycerol lipase ABHD11 isoform X2, with protein sequence MMLRRLPRARAPAPPGRLRPGPPPAPARSVVTAVPLAHVELGGRGDRPPLVLLHGLFGSHGNFQTVAKALVRRGSGKPDLVERLISVDISPVSTAPVSEFSAYISAMKSVKIPDGLSRSAARQLADDQLRPVVQLPQLRQFLLTNLVEVEGHYLWRVNLEAISHHLADIMDFPVFHKPYPGPALFLGGSKSPYISSKDYPEIQRLFPKADVQYIEGAGHIVHQDKFEEFITAVLNFLPPP encoded by the exons atgatGCTCCGCCGGTTgccccgcgcccgcgcccccgccccgccaggGCGGCtgcgccccggcccgccgcccgcccccgcccgctcGGTGGTGAC AGCGGTGCCGCTGGCCCACGTGGAGTTGGGGGGTCGCGGGGACCGGCCGCCCCTGGTGCTGCTCCACGGGCTCTTCGGTAGCCACGGCAACTTCCAGACGGTGGCCAAAGCGCTGGTGCGCCGCGGCAGCGGCAAG CCAGACCTGGTGGAGCGCCTCATCTCCGTAGACATTAGTCCTGTCTCAACCGCACCCGTCTCCGAATTCTCTGCTTACATCTCTGCCATGAAGTCGGTGAAGATCCCGGACGGCCTGTCCCGCTCTGCGGCCCGCCAGCTGGCTGATGATCAGCTGCGTCCGGTGGTCCAG CTCCCACAGCTGAGACAGTTCCTCCTCACCAACCTGGTGGAGGTGGAGGGCCACTACCTCTGGCGGGTGAACCTGGAGGCTATTTCCCACCACTTGGCAGATATCATGGACTTCCCTGTCTTCCACAAGCCGTATCCTGGCCCTGCACTCTTCTTGGGAGGATCCAAGTCGCCCTATATCAG CTCCAAAGACTACCCGGAGATCCAGCGCCTCTTCCCCAAGGCAGACGTCCAGTACATCGAAGGTGCAGGCCACATAGTCCATCAGGATAAATTTGAAGAATTCATCACTGCTGTCCTCAATTTCCTGCCACCACCATAG
- the ABHD11 gene encoding sn-1-specific diacylglycerol lipase ABHD11 isoform X1 — MMLRRLPRARAPAPPGRLRPGPPPAPARSVVTAVPLAHVELGGRGDRPPLVLLHGLFGSHGNFQTVAKALVRRGSGKVLTLDARNHGSSPHSPLMTYEAMSLDVQHLLTRLGITKCILLGHSMGGKTAMTLALQRPDLVERLISVDISPVSTAPVSEFSAYISAMKSVKIPDGLSRSAARQLADDQLRPVVQLPQLRQFLLTNLVEVEGHYLWRVNLEAISHHLADIMDFPVFHKPYPGPALFLGGSKSPYISSKDYPEIQRLFPKADVQYIEGAGHIVHQDKFEEFITAVLNFLPPP, encoded by the exons atgatGCTCCGCCGGTTgccccgcgcccgcgcccccgccccgccaggGCGGCtgcgccccggcccgccgcccgcccccgcccgctcGGTGGTGAC AGCGGTGCCGCTGGCCCACGTGGAGTTGGGGGGTCGCGGGGACCGGCCGCCCCTGGTGCTGCTCCACGGGCTCTTCGGTAGCCACGGCAACTTCCAGACGGTGGCCAAAGCGCTGGTGCGCCGCGGCAGCGGCAAG GTGCTGACACTGGACGCCCGGAATCATGGCAGCAGCCCCCACAGCCCGCTGATGACCTACGAAGCGATGAGCCTGGATGTGCAGCACCTCCTGACCCGCCTGGGCATCACCAAGTGCATCCTCCTGGGACACAGCATGGGGGGCAAGACGGCCATGACACTGGCCTTGCAGCGG CCAGACCTGGTGGAGCGCCTCATCTCCGTAGACATTAGTCCTGTCTCAACCGCACCCGTCTCCGAATTCTCTGCTTACATCTCTGCCATGAAGTCGGTGAAGATCCCGGACGGCCTGTCCCGCTCTGCGGCCCGCCAGCTGGCTGATGATCAGCTGCGTCCGGTGGTCCAG CTCCCACAGCTGAGACAGTTCCTCCTCACCAACCTGGTGGAGGTGGAGGGCCACTACCTCTGGCGGGTGAACCTGGAGGCTATTTCCCACCACTTGGCAGATATCATGGACTTCCCTGTCTTCCACAAGCCGTATCCTGGCCCTGCACTCTTCTTGGGAGGATCCAAGTCGCCCTATATCAG CTCCAAAGACTACCCGGAGATCCAGCGCCTCTTCCCCAAGGCAGACGTCCAGTACATCGAAGGTGCAGGCCACATAGTCCATCAGGATAAATTTGAAGAATTCATCACTGCTGTCCTCAATTTCCTGCCACCACCATAG
- the CLDN3 gene encoding claudin-3 yields MSMGLEIGGVALSVLGWLCSIICCALPMWRVTAFIGNNIVTAQIIWEGLWMNCVVQSTGQMQCKVYDSMLALPQDLQAARALLVVAIVLAVLGLLVAIVGAQCTRCVEDESTKAKITIVSGVIFLLSGVMTLIPVSWSANTIIRDFYNPLVLDAQKRELGTSLYVGWAASALLLLGGALLCCSCPPKDDRYPTGKVAYSAPRSAVTSYDKRNYV; encoded by the coding sequence ATGTCGATGGGGTTGGAGATCGGCGGGGTGGCCTTGTCGGTGCTGGGTTGGTTGTGCAGCATCATCTGCTGCGCGTTGCCCATGTGGAGGGTGACGGCCTTCATCGGCAACAACATCGTGACGGCCCAGATCAtctgggaagggctgtggatgaaCTGCGTGGTGCAGAGCACGGGGCAGATGCAGTGCAAGGTCTACGACTCCATGCTGGCCCTGCCGCAGGACCTGCAAGCCGCCCGCGCCCTCCTGGTGGTAGCCATCGTCTTGGCCGTCCTGGGTTTACTGGTGGCCATCGTGGGCGCCCAGTGCACCCGCTGCGTGGAGGATGAGAGCACCAAAGCCAAGATCACCATCGTCTCCGGcgtcatcttcctcctctccggCGTCATGACCCTCATCCCCGTCTCCTGGTCGGCCAACACCATCATCCGGGATTTCTACAACCCGCTGGTGCTCGACGCGCAGAAGCGGGAGCTGGGCACCTCGCTCTACGTGGGCTGGGCGGCCTCcgccctcctgctgctggggggggccctgctctgctgctcctgcccccccAAAGACGACAGGTACCCCACCGGCAAGGTGGCCTACTCCGCCCCGCGCTCCGCCGTCACCAGCTACGACAAGAGGAACTATGTCTGa